The proteins below are encoded in one region of Oncorhynchus gorbuscha isolate QuinsamMale2020 ecotype Even-year linkage group LG01, OgorEven_v1.0, whole genome shotgun sequence:
- the LOC124047254 gene encoding microtubule-associated protein 2-like isoform X5: MADGRQREDTPPQWDPSGAQDPSPPPAHGANGYPPSYRACQPGTAHGAAPPSYTARENGFNGDHAVTAEQVSARIVQEVTAEAVAVLKGEQETRLPSVEDTVNLPPSPPPSPAAEHCFGPLDQDVGDEEEEACPLHHFQNSRERCKFLAPSISVSMPEDDPYHSDEEYYDHPLFSPEWDRSVSSRPSVPAAAFRQIQETVEALTDTFEEEEEEEEVLEEEMEGAAAEIAAALEELWSGDEPELDSPPAEPLEQAVAIGEAHTVPPIQAEAASAAPEGPNGRVEEEEVAEAEGEEESPEEALKMDTDKPDSERSGSLSPDFTEQESPAFLSRDHTAAPLIPKTDMASPSPSLSPLPSNSQSQAKELSKMSILDEPKTVSEKQPSVEVLESTNLTSDSGSGFTTARDQGQGQDVPSDSNEDKSGMSAYFETSALKPDEGSKGVQAEGYYELSTAGEEKKVLGSSSPTVPSPLEINYSMLAQTQSVEEKSDTMGDQKETLPALDRSNECRLSPGKLALDQRSYSLNITIGSMDPSGHGRPRNFSPLATDIMSFTSGSLEESANYLPITIPSVEKEPPPFHPLILETAASVTSDSSSPPHNTATETPGEKTSPQGSESPESPFPPKYYYKNGTVMAPDLPEMLDLAGSRSRLASENTDPEIMRRKSVPVDAQVLGSDSLANLVLGDQSQNQSLAKSESQLEELGYCVFSEYSGPMPSPADLHSPIDSPPQRFTPMALEEKMAEEKLKIDARDKLAEDDKTSQLAESAGSKEKEETKQMGQEDSASEEKDNKKISHENASMENQKDKPASAVKSAESFVTPTVTVTLEEEEKLGDNGPETDAEMAAYERQIRRLEMEDRPLSMEEERELQELREKVKDKFLVHQEAYEEVDAEDVYQLTGVAKDRIGRPIRPSPASSVESTTEEDNVSVTETEKPKQTEGQTTPKKVDIMVMSPSVSVGGLSTTEEDKVLVTETEKPKQTGGQTTPTKLDVMATSPSVSGDGVSTTEEDTVPVMETEKPKQNGGQTTPTKLDVMATSPSVSGDGVSTTEEDTVPVMETEKPKQNGGQTTPTKVDIMVTSPSVSGDGVSTTEEEKVPVMEIEKPKQNGGQTTPTKVDIMVTSPSVSGHCVSTTEEEKVPVMEIEKPKQTGGQTTPTKVDIMVTSPSVSVGGSSTTEEDNVLVMETEKPKQTGGQTTPTKLDVMVTSPSVSGGVVSTTEEDKVPVPEIEKPKQNGGQTTPTKVDIMVTSPSVSCDGVSTTEEEKVSVTEIEKPKQNGGQTTPTKIDVMTMSPTVSGGGVSTTEEDNEKVSKEELKEQVVEVKERTMEENKKVEGEEEDTEQAVEPDEIMIKIKPSMPVEKEEKVEKDRMTNKEEEEEEDSEVLAGAGAALIDVPEPRAAIESVVTVEDDFITVVQTIDEGEEPGHSVRFSTPPEPETPEEEEEESQEVEIMEAASLEEVGDVSEEVLEKEVQASPEKEVQLETEGQTESYDRDETTMDDSILDSSWVDTQDLSTVDVDDDMIMAAEQIEPLRADRVPAPPVKKYKTLQQQKQEKQPVKPKAKSGRVRGREGCVSTPERKPVRKETVCIPREDIKKKKAVNKKTDLTKKAETRSSPSRKSVLKPTAVRHPSPAQPQPHPCARRKPTVGVPEGRRPLSVARQSRDRASSPPLTKIPTCKTRVVALLPPRPNSSCSSHTKKNLLGEVELDRPRPSSGGPRDSTTLPRLIYLDGGSQSPKRSSLPRPASVPRPASILSRRTHHQPHEQEESSTSITSSGSTAPRRPTSFSTEVRAEHRTGRAPSWTGTQSMRSRSLCTTTRTPGSTAISPGTPPSYSYSCRTPGTPLTPGTPRSRSLLQEKKVALLRTPPKSPATTPKQLRILNQPLPDLKNIKSKIGSTDNIKYQPKGGQVQIQTKKIDLSHVTSKCGSLDNIRHRPGGGNVRIESVKLDFKDKAQPKVGSLDNAHHTPGGGHIMIESHKLLFRDMAKARVDHGAEIIVTQSPVMGMSGTVSPHRDSHLSSSGSINLLESPQLATLAEDVTAALASRACERLDPPSPGTRSLDLPPASSPPQLRTPSPCLQSTPAPDTFPLPPVHPSSGHLPPASSPPQLRTPSPCLQSTPAPDTFPLPPVHPSSGHLPPASSPEPLNLPQVQPDPKPWTPSLASSPAQVPSS; this comes from the exons AGACCGTCGAGGCTCTTACAGACACattcgaggaggaggaggaggaggaagaggtgttggaggaggagatggaagggGCAGCAGCAGAAATCGCAGCAGCTCTTGAGGAGCTGTGGAGTGGGGATGAgcctgagctggacagccccCCAGCCGAGCCCTTAGAGCAGGCAGTGGCCATAGGCGAGGCCCATACTGTGCCACCCATACAGGCCGAGGCAGCTAGTGCCGCCCCAGAAGGCCCTaatgggagggtggaggaggaagaggtggcagaggctgagggggaggaggagagtccTGAGgaag CCTTGAAGATGGACACGGACAAACCAGACAGCGAGAGGAGTGGATCCCTCAGCCCAGACTTCACTGAACAAGAGAGTCCAGCTTTCCTCAGCAGGGACCACACAGCAGCACCCCTGATCCCCAAAACAGACATggcttccccttccccttctctGTCCCCTTTACCTTCAAACAGCCAGAGCCAAGCCAAAGAGCTTAGCAAAATGTCTATACTGGATGAACCTAAAACAGTCTCAGAGAAGCAGCCGTCAGTGGAAGTTCTTGAGTCCACTAACCTCACGTCGGATTCAGGGTCTGGGTTCACTACAGCTAGAGACCAAGGTCAAGGACAAGATGTGCCATCTGACTCTAACGAAGACAAATCGGGCATGTCAGCTTATTTCGAGACTTCGGCCCTGAAGCCAGACGAGGGATCCAAGGGGGTTCAAGCAGAAGGTTATTATGAACTGAGTAccgcaggagaagagaagaaggtcTTAGGGAGCAGTTCCCCAACAGTTCCGTCACCCCTTGAGATCAACTACAGCATGCTGGCACAAACACAGTCAGTGGAAGAGAAATCAGACACGATGGGAGATCAAAAGGAGACCTTACCGGCCCTGGACAGGAGTAACGAATGTAGGCTGTCTCCTGGGAAGCTGGCCCTGGATCAAAGAAGCTACTCTCTCAATATAACGATTGGATCGATGGATCCCAGTGGTCATGGACGACCTAGAAACTTCTCCCCACTGGCCACGGATATCATGTCTTTTACCAGCGGCAGTCTGGAGGAGTCTGCCAACTATCTCCCAATCACCATCCCATCTGTGGAGAAGGAGCCACCACCCTTCCATCCCCTGATCCTGGAGACGGCAGCCTCAGTCACGTCCGACTCTTCATCTCCTCCCcacaacacagcaacagagacCCCCGGTGAAAAGACCAGTCCCCAGGGGTCAGAGTCCCCAGAATCTCCCTTCCCACCCAAATACTACTACAAAAACGGGACAGTCATGGCTCCTGACCTACCTGAAATGCTGGACCTTGCGGGCAGCAGGTCTAGACTGGCTTCTGAGAACACTGACCCTGAGATCATGAGGAGGAAGTCTGTCCCTGTGGACGCCCAAGTCCTTGGCAGCGACTCTCTGGCTAACCTGGTTCTGGGGGACCAGAGCCAGAACCAGAGTCTTGCCAAGAGTGAGAGCCAGCTGGAGGAGTTGGGTTACTGTGTGTTCAGTGAGTACTCAGGGCCCATGCCTTCCCCTGCTGACCTCCATAGTCCCATTGACTCCCCGCCCCAGCGCTTTACCCCTATGGCTCTGGAGGAAAAGATGGCGGAGGAGAAACTGAAAATCGATGCCAGAGACAAACTAGCCGAAGACGACAAGACCAGTCAGTTAGCTGAGAGCGCCGGTTCCAAAGAAAAAGAAGAAACCAAACAAATGGGACAGGAGGATTCAGCTTCAGAGGAAAAAGACAACAAAAAGATCAGCCATGAAAATGCTTCCATGGAAAACCAAAAAGACAAACCAGCTTCAGCTGTGAAGTCAGCCGAGTCCTTTGTAACTCCTACAGTGACGGTTAccctggaagaggaggagaagctAGGAGACAACGGACCCGAGACAGATGCTGAGATGGCTGCCTATGAGAGGCAGATCCGCCGGCTGGAGATGGAGGACAGGCCCCTGAGCATGGAGGAGGAGCGGGAGCTGCAGGAGCTCAGGGAGAAGGTGAAGGACAAGTTCCTGGTGCACCAGGAGGCATACGAGGAGGTGGATGCTGAAGACGTCTACCAACTGACTGGAGTTGCCAAGGACAGGATCGGCAGGCCCATTAGGCCCTCCCCAGCCTCCTCTGTGGAGAGTACCACAGAAGAAGACAATGTTTCAGTTACGGAGACAGAGAAACCTAAACAGACGGAAGGTCAGACAACACCAAAGAAGGTTGACATCATGGTGATGTCTCCATCTGTGTCAGTTGGTGGtttgagcaccacagaagaggaCAAGGTTTtagttacagagacagagaaacctaAGCAGACAGGAG GTCAGACAACACCAACAAAGCTTGACGTCATGGCAACGTCTCCATCTGTGTCAGGTGATGGTGtgagcaccacagaagaagaTACAGTTCCTGTTATGGAGACAGAGAAACCTAAACAGAATGGAGGTCAGACAACACCAACAAAGCTTGACGTCATGGCAACGTCTCCATCTGTGTCAGGTGATGGTGtgagcaccacagaagaagaTACAGTTCCTGTTATGGAGACAGAGAAACCTAAACAGAATGGAGGTCAGACAACGCCAACGAAGGTTGACATCATGGTGACTTCTCCATCTGTGTCAGGTGATGGTGtgagcaccacagaagaagaaAAGGTTCCAGTTATGGAAATAGAGAAACCTAAACAGAATGGAGGTCAGACAACGCCAACCAAGGTTGACATCATGGTAACTTCTCCATCTGTGTCAGGTCATTGTGtgagcaccacagaagaagaaAAGGTTCCAGTTATGGAAATAGAGAAACCTAAACAGACGGGAGGTCAGACCACACCAACCAAGGTTGACATCATGGTGACTTCTCCATCTGTGTCAGTTGGTGGTTCGAGCACCACAGAAGAGGACAATGTTTTAGTTATGGAGACAGAGAAACCTAAACAGACGGGAGGTCAGACAACACCAACAAAGCTTGACGTCATGGTGACGTCTCCCTCTGTGTCAGGTGGTGTTGtgagcaccacagaagaagaCAAGGTTCCAGTTCCGGAAATAGAGAAACCTAAACAGAATGGAGGTCAGACAACACCAACCAAGGTTGACATCATGGTGACTTCTCCATCTGTGTCATGTGATGGTGtgagcaccacagaagaagaaAAGGTTTCAGTTACGGAAATAGAGAAACCTAAACAGAATGGAGGTCAGACAACGCCAACAAAGATTGACGTCATGACGATGTCTCCAACTGTGTCAGGTGGTGGTGtgagcaccacagaagaagaCAATGAGAAAGTTAGCAAAGAGGAGCTGAAGGAGCAGGTTGTAGAGGTCAAAGAGAGGACCATGGAAGAAAATAaaaaggtagagggggaggaagaggatacAGAGCAGGCAGTGGAACCAGATGAAATCATGATAAAGATAAAACCATCAATGCctgtagagaaagaagagaaggttGAGAAGGATAGAATGACaaacaaggaggaagaggaggaggaagatagtgaagTTCTGGCAGGGGCAGGAGCAGCGTTGATTGATGTTCCAGAACCCAGAGCTGCCATAGAGTCAGTGGTGACTGTAGAAGATGACTTCATCACTGTAGTCCAGACCATCGACGAGGGTGAGGAGCCAGGACACAGCGTGCGTTTTTCCACTCCGCCCGAGCCTGAGacaccagaggaggaggaggaggagtcccAGGAGGTGGAGATCATGGAGGCAGCTAGTCTAGAGGAGGTGGGGGATGTCTCAGAGGAGGTCCTTGAGAAGGAGGTGCAGGCCTCCCCAGAGAAGGAGGTGCAGTTGGAGAccgagggacagacagagagctacGACAGAGACGAGACCACCATGGACGACTCCATCCTAGACAGCTCTTGGGTCGATACTCAAG ATCTCTCCACTGTAGATGTGGATGATGACATGATCATGGCTGCCGAGCAGATCGAGCCTCTGAGAGCCGACCGGGTCCCAGCCCCACCAGTCAAGAAGTACAAGACTCTCCAGCAGCAGAAGCAGGAAAAGCAGCCAGTGAAGCCCAAGGCTAAAAGTGGGCGTGTGAGGGGGCGCGAGGGGTGCGTCTCCACCCCTGAACGGAAACCCGTCCGCAAGGAGACTGTCTGTATCCCCAGGGAAGACATCAAGAAGAAAAAAG CCGTGAACAAGAAGACTGATCTGACTAAGAAAGCAGAGACGCGCTCCTCTCCATCCCGGAAGAGTGTGTTAAAGCCTACTGCGGTCCGACACCCAAGTCCcgcccagccccaaccccacccCTGTGCTAGGAGGAAACCTACAG tGGGTGTACCAGAAGGTCGTCGGCCCCTCAGTGTAGCTAGACAGTCTCGGGACAGAGCCTCA TCACCACCATTAACAAAGATCCCCACCTGTAAAACGCGAGTGGTCGCCCTCCTGCCCCCCCGCCCTAACTCATCCTGCTCCTCCCACACTAAAAAGAACTTGCTGGGGGAGGTGGAGCTTGATAGGCCCCGCCCCTCCTCAGGTGGGCCTCGTGACTCTACCACACTACCCAGACTGATATACCTG gaTGGCGGTTCGCAGAGCCCAAAAAGGTCGTCCCTGCCCCGGCCTGCCTCTGTCCCGCGGCCTGCCTCTATCCTCAGCCGGCGTACCCACCACCAACCACATGAACAGGAGGAGAGCTCCACCTCTATCACCAGCTCCGGCTCTACCGCACCCCGTAGACCCACGT caTTCAGTACAGAGGTCAGGGCGGAGCATAGGACAGGACGCGCCCCTAGTTGGACAG GCACACAGTCGATGCGTTCCCGTTCGCTGTGCACCACAACCCGCACCCCAGGGTCCACAGCCATCTCCCCTGGGACTCCTCCCAGCTACAGCTACTCCTGCCGCACACCTGGGACTCCTCTCACCCCTGGCACACCCCGTTCTCGAAGCCTGCTGCAGGAGAAGAAG GTGGCTCTGCTCCGCACCCCTCCCAAGTCACCTGCTACCACTCCCAAACAGCTCCGCATCCTTAACCAGCCCCTTCCCGACCTCAAGAACATCAAGTCCAAGATCGGCTCCACAGACAACATCAAGTACCAGCCCAAGGGGGGACAG GTGCAGATTCAGACCAAGAAGATTGACCTGAGTCACGTGACCTCCAAGTGTGGATCGCTGGACAACATCCGACACCGTCCAG GGGGAGGTAACGTGCGCATAGAGAGTGTGAAGCTGGACTTTAAAGACAAGGCCCAGCCCAAGGTGGGTTCCCTGGATAATGCACACCACACCCCTGGTGGAGGCCACATTATG ATCGAAAGCCACAAGCTGTTGTTCCGTGATATGGCCAAGGCCCGGGTGGACCACGGGGCGGAGATCATTGTGACCCAGTCTCCGGTTATGGGCATGTCAGGGACTGTGTCCCCCCACCGCGACAGCCACCTGTCCTCCTCTGGCAGCATCAACTTGTTGGAGTCTCCACAGCTAGCCACTCTAGCTGAAGACGTCACCGCCGCCCTGGCCAGCAGGGCTTGTGAGCGGCTTGACCCCCCCAGCCCAG GCACCAGATCTCTTGACCTTccccctgcctccagtccaccccAGCTCCGGACACCTTccccctgcctccagtccaccccAGCTCCGGACACCTTccccctgcctccagtccaccccAGCTCCGGACACCTTccccctgcctccagtccaccccAGCTCCGGACACCTTccccctgcctccagtccaccccAGCTCCGGACACCTTccccctgcctccagtccaccccAGCTCCGGACACCTTCCCCCTGCCTCCAGTCCTGAACCCCTCAACTTGCCTCAAGTTCAACCTGACCCCAAGCCTTGGACTCCCTCACTTGCTTCTAGTCCAGCCCAAGTTCCCTCATCATGA